In Rhizophagus irregularis chromosome 12, complete sequence, a single window of DNA contains:
- a CDS encoding uncharacterized protein (MEROPS:MER0017246): MRKLIFRNALFHSKYSNFRKKSLFGLNKLKPLMVNTVQKRNLSQFRDFTFLSSNETIQQFSWKTMLYLVFGVPLGIYLYKCTVLTLFQNKLIYMPFLPWDGRKLPFDESLIDKRLVCKQVTVETIDKCKLAGIILTKSVEGEVDVRYRDDVPVMIYFQGNAGNTLLRLPLFSRLLLPPTSSIPNLYIVAISYRGYWLSTGSPSEYGLQKDAIAIYEFVRKLFPKNPLYVYGHSLGGAVGLYLVSQSNIQKDLRGIIIENTFTSIKDMVTTIYPQNWLPYKYLVRLPFVLWNKWENSRVIQEVTAPILFLSSRNDEIVPQEQMLELYKLAGKSEKKIWVNFDKALHMDTYVHKGYVEAINKFISETN, translated from the exons atgcGAAAACTAATTTTTCGTAATGCGCTTTttcattcaaaatattcaaattttagaaAGAAATCATTATTTGGTCTAAATAAACTTAAACCTTTAATGGTGAATACGGTTCAAAAACGAAACTTGTCACAATTTAGagattttacttttttatcttCCAATGAAACGATACAACAATTCTCATGGAAAACTAtgttatatttagtttttgGAGTTCCATTGGGAATATACCTTTATAAG TGTACTGTATTAACGTTATTCCAAAATAAGTTGATATATATGCCATTTTTACCTTGGGATGGACGTAAGCTCCCATTCGATGAGTCATTAATTGATAAAAGGTTGGTATGCAAACAAGTAACAGTTGAAACTATTGATAAGTGTAAATTAGCTggaattattttaacaaaatctGTGGAAGGAGAAGTTGATGTACGTTATAGAGACGATGTTCCAgttatgatttattttcaaGG TAATGCTGGTAATACACTACTTCGATTACCGCTTTTCTCTCGTCTTTTACTTCCTCCAACAAGTTCAATCCCAAATTTGTATATAGTCGCTATAAGTTATAGAGGTTATTGGCTTTCAACTGGTTCACCTTCTGAGTATGGGCTTCAAAAGGATGCAATAGCAATTTATGAATTTGTGAGAAAACTTTTCCCAAAAAATCCTCTTTATGTTTATGGTCATTCCTTGGGAGGTGCTGTTGGACTTTATTTGGTTTCTCaatcaaatattcaaaaagaTTTGAGAGGAATTATCATTGAGAATACTTTTACTTCTATAAAAGATATGGTTACAACTATTTATCCTCAAAATTGGTTGCCCTATAAATATCTTGTACGTTTACCATTTGTACTTTGGAATAAATGGGAAAATTCTCGAGTGATTCAGGAAGTTACAGctccaatattatttttatcatcgCGTAATGATGAAATTGTTCCTCAGGAACAAATGTTGGAATTATACAAATTGGCTGGTAAATCTGAAAAGAAGATATGGGTTAATTTTGACAAAGCATTACATATGGATACATATGTACACAAAGGATATGTGGAAGCAATAAACAAGTTCATAAGTGAAAcaaactaa